In Nocardia terpenica, the genomic window GGCGCGCGGGCCGGTGCTGCGGGTGCACGCGCCCGAGGGGGTGGTGAGCTGGCTGATCGTCGGCTACGCCGAGGCCCGCGCCGCGCTCCGCGATCCGCGACTGTGCAAGAGCGCCAACGGCATTGCCGCACTGTTCCGCCGCACCTACCCCGGCGCGCCCGCGAACGCGCCGCTCACCCGGCTCGGCCACAACATGGTCAACAGCGACCCGCCCGACCACACCCGGCTGCGCACGCTGGTGAACAAGGCGTTCACCCCGCGGGCCGTCGCCGCACTGCGGCCGAAGATCGCGGAATCCGTTGCCGCGCTGCTGGATCGGATGGCCGAGCGGCACGAGGTGGACCTGCTTACGGCGTTCGTGCTGCCGCTGCCGGTCGGCATGATCTGCGACCTGCTGGGGGTCCCGCGCGCCGATCAGGCCGAGTTCCGGCGCTGGGCGCGGGAGATGTTCCGGATCGTCGGGGCCGAGCGCGACGCGGCCATGGAGACGATGCGGGAGTACCTGCGAGAACTGGTGCGGGCCAAGCGCGCCCACCCGGGCGCGGACCTGCTGTCCGGCCTGGTGCACGCCCGCGACGCGGACGACCGGCTCACCGAACAGGAGCTGATGGACACGGCCGTCCTGCTGCTGATCTCCGGGCACGGCACCACCGTCGACCTGCTCACCACCGGCGCACTCGCCCTGCTGCGCGACGAATCCCTGATGCGGGAGCTGCGGGCGAATCCCGCGGCGATGCCCGCCGCGGTGGACGAGTTCCTCCGCTTCGACGGCCCGGTCCACCTGACCACGGTCCGCTACACCGCCGAACCCGTCCGCATCGGCGACATCGACATCCCCGCCGGTGAATTCGTGCACATCGCCGTCGCCGCCGCCAACCACGACCCCGCCCACTTCCCCGACCCCGACCGCCTCGACATCACCCGCCCCACCGACCAGCATCTCGGCTTCGGCCACGGCGCCCACTTCTGCGTCGGCGCCGCCCTGGCCCGCATGGAGGCCGAGGTGGCCTTCACCGCCCTGCTGCACCGCTTCCCCCACCTCCACCTCGCCGTCCCCGAATCGGATCTGGTGTGGCACAACAACTTCGGCTTCCCCACCCTCACCGCACTGCCGGTTCGGCCGGGGCCGTCGGGCCGTTGCGATGCACCCGCCTCCGCGTCGACGGCAGCGCGACCCCGAGCAGTACCAGCGCCGTGCCCGCCAGCGTCATCGGCGTGAGCGGCTCGTCGAGTACGGTCGCGCCGAGAACGACGGACACCACCGGGAGCAGATAGGTCACCACCGACGCCGCGACGGAACCGCCGTCGGAGATCACGCGATAGTTCAGCACATAGGCCACCCCGGTGCCGAGCAGTCCGAGGACCGCGAGGGCGAGCAGGGCGTCGAGGCGCGGATGCGGCGCGGGCGCCCCCTCGACCACCAGGGCGGGCATCAGCAGCAGGCCCGCCGCCGCGAGTTGGC contains:
- a CDS encoding cytochrome P450 family protein, with the protein product MNIAAASAIETLDDDFYADPHAHYHRWRARGPVLRVHAPEGVVSWLIVGYAEARAALRDPRLCKSANGIAALFRRTYPGAPANAPLTRLGHNMVNSDPPDHTRLRTLVNKAFTPRAVAALRPKIAESVAALLDRMAERHEVDLLTAFVLPLPVGMICDLLGVPRADQAEFRRWAREMFRIVGAERDAAMETMREYLRELVRAKRAHPGADLLSGLVHARDADDRLTEQELMDTAVLLLISGHGTTVDLLTTGALALLRDESLMRELRANPAAMPAAVDEFLRFDGPVHLTTVRYTAEPVRIGDIDIPAGEFVHIAVAAANHDPAHFPDPDRLDITRPTDQHLGFGHGAHFCVGAALARMEAEVAFTALLHRFPHLHLAVPESDLVWHNNFGFPTLTALPVRPGPSGRCDAPASASTAARPRAVPAPCPPASSA